AACGCCTGTTTGTGCCGACTCAGCGTCGTCTGGACGCCTGTGTGCGCCGACTCGGCGGGGTCAGACGCGGGACACGAAGATGTGGCTCGCGGCCTCGAGGTCGAGCTCGGCCGACTCACCGCCGGAGCCGACCAGCACCCCGGCCGGCGTGATGCTGACCCCGATCACCTTGTCGGGCACCGCACCGATCCGGCGCAGGGTGCCCATCAGTGGCTCGTCCTTCTGCAGCTCCTCGGAGATCCGCCGGACCCGGACGCTCGAGAGCTCCGCGCCGGCCAGGTCCGCGAGCAGCCACAGCCCTTCGACCAGCTCGTCGGGGGCGGTCTCGCCGAGCTCGTCGAGGCCCGGGATCGGGTTGCCGTACGGCGACTCCGTGGGGTGGTCGAGCAGCTCGACCAGGCGTCGT
This genomic window from Nocardioides cynanchi contains:
- a CDS encoding metal-dependent transcriptional regulator, which codes for MSDLIDTTEMYLRTIYELVEEGIVPLRARIAERLHQSGPTVSQTVSRMERDGLVTVEGDRHLELTGEGMRLATRVMRKHRLAERLLTDVIGLDWELVHAEACRWEHVMSETVERRLVELLDHPTESPYGNPIPGLDELGETAPDELVEGLWLLADLAGAELSSVRVRRISEELQKDEPLMGTLRRIGAVPDKVIGVSITPAGVLVGSGGESAELDLEAASHIFVSRV